CACATAAAATACTGTATTGTTGTGTTATCTTCTATCAGACTAGGCGTGTCACTGGCCTGCTTATCAGTTTCATAAAGCAATATTTGACGTTTGACACACTGAAGGAGCAGACACAATAGAACCCAGTAACATGTTTGAGAACAAGATTAAGAAGAATTTCACAAGTTTGCTCTGGAAGGTGACTTAAACCCATCTCACTTCACTTAGACTGGATTTAGTTCTGCCCTACCCACCCTGACCATCTCGGAGTCGCATCCTCTCCTACCACAGCAACAGAGGTTACACTGTTCGTTGCGCATCCTCGTACACTTCAAAGCCTTCGACCCTGCTTTTACATGTTCAAGTTCGAAAAATAATTGTTTCCAACCATTGTGTGGACAGTGAGGCCTCTTTGCTAACCAGAACGGCTTCAGGACAGTCTTAACcgaggggcggggcaggggtTGCTCACGATTCAAGCACATAGTCCAGGTATCTCCAGCAGGGTGTGCCGGGAGGCTGAGGTCCTCAGAAGGTCCGGCCGGTGTTCCCCAGCGACCGTCCCCGGCCCAGCCCTCCGTCCTACTCAGCGCCGTCCTCGTTCTCCGCATCCTTATCTCCGTCCCTCGCGTCCCCCTCCTCTACGTGATTGGCAGGGAGTGGCccgtctctcgtttcctctCTGCGTCCCTCGTGTTGTCCCCCTGAGCCTTGCGTCCCTCCCCGCTCGGCGCCGCTGCCTCCGGGCTGCCTGCCAGGGTCCGGTCCCTTCTCAGGACCCGACTCCATCTCGGTCAAGCTGGTCTTGCCTCCCTCTTTAACCCCTTCTGCCTCTTCCACGTGGGCGTCGTCGTGAACTGTTGGCTGGACATTGTCCTCCTTTTCCTTCCCCTCAGGCGACTCCACGTCCAACTTCTTGTCCACCATGCTTGTATCTGCAATGGCCTCCCCCACCACGGCCTCAGAATACACGTCAGTCTCAGGTGTGGACGCTTGGAGGCTGGCCTCCCCTTTGTCTTtaccatcctcttcctctacctcctcttcctttgGCCGCTCCGCGTCGTCCCGGGATGCTTGTGGGacgtcttctctctccccctcaggtGTCTTCACTGCTGGCTCGGCAGGAGGCGGCATCTGTCCCGCCCCGTCTCCTGCGTTGTCTTGTTGGTGTATCGTCTCATCTGACCCTCTGTCTTtactttcctcttcctcttgcccGTCCGAGTCGTCGTGTGATGTTTGgtcttctcccttcctctctggtgTCTCCACGGCGGGCTCGACAGTAGGCGTCACCCGTTCCGCCCCGTCCCCTGCGTTGTCTTGGTGGTGTTTCGTCTCCTCTTCCGTGCTCCTATCTGtattcccctcccccaccactgcTTCAGAATCCTGGTTGGACTCCGGTTTGGACGCTGGAGAGCTCGCCAGCCCTTTGTCCTTACCTTCATCCTCCTTGGTCCCCTGTGGGTCGTCCCGTGCCGTTTCCTTGACATCGttgtcctcttcttcctcccccctccccctcacttctCGGTCCGGCTCGGTAGACGTCTCTTCTGCGTATTCCTCCCTCCCGTCCGtacccctctctcccgccccgGCCTCCGAGTCGCTGTGgccatcaggggggggggccttctgTGGCGAGCTCACCCCctgtccttcctcctccccgtcgtcttcctcttccttccccgCCTCCCCTTTCTCCTGCAGAACCTCGGCCCCATGTGGAGCGCCAGCTACCGCTGCCTTCTCCTCTGACGGCTGGGTCACAACGTTCACCGGTGGTTCACCAGCAGCCACAAGACGCTCGCCACCGTGTTCATCCGCAGGACTGACCCCCgtgtccttcttcttcttctcctcctcctcctcctcctcctgctccccctgctcctcctcctcctcctcctcctccttctcctctgcctcctcctttttctcctcctcctcctcctcctcctcctgctcctcctcctcctcctctgcctcctccttttttttcttctcctcctcctcctcccctcgctcCGCCTTGGAGGAACCAAGGAGGCTGAAAGGAGCAGGCCCCActgcctcagcctcctcctcctcctcctcctccgcctcctttttcttctcctcctcctcctccttcttctcctccgcctcctcccctcgCTCCGCCTTGGAGGAACCAAGGAGGCTGAAAGGAGCAGGCCCCACTGCCtcagccttctcctcctcctcctccttctcctcctgatgCAAGGAATCACGGCTGCCCCGAGGAGTGTGGAACGTTGGCTCAACCTTCTCTTCCTTAgacttctcttcctcctcttccttatcCCCATGCAAGGAACCACTGCTGCTCCGAGGAGTGACGTACACTTCCTCCTCTCTCAGTACGACCGCGGCGGGCTCTCGCGCCTCTGGATCTGATCTGTAGAGGTCTGCGTCGGCTGCCTGTCTGCCTTCCTcagagccaagatggccaccTACATCAGAGCCAAGATGGTCGTCTCGCGGGGTCATTGGCTGAGGAGCAGTTAAATCAGATTCAGACCCCTGAGCGGGCTCCACCAGGACGCTCACTGGAGGGTCGCCCGCACCGAGCTTCGACTCCAGGTCGCTTGGCTGCTGCGGATCTGGCAGCCTGGACTCTGAGGAGTGGACACTGACCCGGGTGGAGTCCCCACCGCCCCCGGAGTGGGTGGTGTTGTCCTCTCCCATGGGGGGGTGCAGCAGAGGCTGGGTGCTAGGTAGCGTGGCTCTGTTACCGTAGGCCTTGGAGATGTCCGACCCTGAAACCATACCATAAGAAGTTAACCTACCGACCCGATGGTTTCAAAAGGATGATAAACTTATTGTTTCAACTGTCTTTCAATTGGCCAT
The window above is part of the Gadus morhua chromosome 20, gadMor3.0, whole genome shotgun sequence genome. Proteins encoded here:
- the LOC115533052 gene encoding histone acetyltransferase KAT6B-like — its product is MHLTGAEKVRVGCLHAMAVHYFLVCPILLLLTLVAVEALQYGRRGSETTLVPQIRGPPDAILWKKESRKVVEFDGSEESVQETFRDRVVLDWHAASLIIKDLRLADSGAYELEATINNKKYYSQHEVVVIEKVATPTISCLINGTVSGVGGESDPPRTRAVLTCSAEGPPSLIVLAWTPVDGVATKGAGLTVALAGDQDDTVYTCLASNPVSQEMGTFVAKDCYPGSFPTGGIVAIVVLCLLVVISAGCVLGYWRWSKANPKSDGIEDVESRPMKRSNGSDISKAYGNRATLPSTQPLLHPPMGEDNTTHSGGGGDSTRVSVHSSESRLPDPQQPSDLESKLGAGDPPVSVLVEPAQGSESDLTAPQPMTPRDDHLGSDVGGHLGSEEGRQAADADLYRSDPEAREPAAVVLREEEVYVTPRSSSGSLHGDKEEEEEKSKEEKVEPTFHTPRGSRDSLHQEEKEEEEEKAEAVGPAPFSLLGSSKAERGEEAEEKKEEEEEKKKEAEEEEEEEAEAVGPAPFSLLGSSKAERGEEEEEKKKKEEAEEEEEEQEEEEEEEEKKEEAEEKEEEEEEEEQGEQEEEEEEEKKKKDTGVSPADEHGGERLVAAGEPPVNVVTQPSEEKAAVAGAPHGAEVLQEKGEAGKEEEDDGEEEGQGVSSPQKAPPPDGHSDSEAGAGERGTDGREEYAEETSTEPDREVRGRGEEEEDNDVKETARDDPQGTKEDEGKDKGLASSPASKPESNQDSEAVVGEGNTDRSTEEETKHHQDNAGDGAERVTPTVEPAVETPERKGEDQTSHDDSDGQEEEESKDRGSDETIHQQDNAGDGAGQMPPPAEPAVKTPEGEREDVPQASRDDAERPKEEEVEEEDGKDKGEASLQASTPETDVYSEAVVGEAIADTSMVDKKLDVESPEGKEKEDNVQPTVHDDAHVEEAEGVKEGGKTSLTEMESGPEKGPDPGRQPGGSGAERGGTQGSGGQHEGRREETRDGPLPANHVEEGDARDGDKDAENEDGAE